The proteins below are encoded in one region of Epinephelus lanceolatus isolate andai-2023 chromosome 7, ASM4190304v1, whole genome shotgun sequence:
- the LOC117260817 gene encoding uncharacterized protein LOC117260817 translates to ATKARNDAVLGRLGLPVQDVTLPSPRPPPFPKRSIRSPQRRRRNAPLSDVPRFNTEVIDRHQSPGSLDEEDDSFWEKVLLGSQMAALTCKEAQMADRDQSSTSSLSSVDCQTPSELRAIALIEEPTTPPPPPPRAVPLFRRRMSRLPVLSAKYSGAEKEVADGCRLQSAKGKVEAFVERLKCLQLASIPSPRPPAAPKTTPAVTPLAPTPPRVPQAQKQGTRPGVALRPAKAVSVAGKDTTTDCSPNAAKDKKVKNTELQPLTDPVQSLSACFKLLSLDDWEKKIDGLKIIQALVQHHPDTLRTKVHEVCLVLIEEVNNLRSAVACEAMDTLAELYVHLRKAMDPEAEGTGRALLLKLAQTTSAFIHQQANLALDALVDNCSHGRIVSALLNAGLSHRCAAVRGSMAQHLHQLADSLGAARILTAGRTLTERFLLAVSKMCIDGAPEVRHHGQIVLLKLADHKDFIKLWTKIVPVNERPSLDKILKKAKK, encoded by the exons GCGACGAAAGCCCGAAATGACGCTGTTCTGGGGAGACTGGGACTCCCCGTTCAGGACGTCACCCTGCCATCACCGCGACCACCACCTTTCCCAAAAAGAAGTATCAGATCCCCCCAACGAAGAAGGAGGAACGCCCCTCTTTCAGATGTTCCTCGTTTCAACACTGAGGTCATCGACAGACACCAGAGCCCTGGAAGTCTTGATGAGGAGGACGACTCCTTCTGGGAGAAGGTGCTTCTTGGCAGCCAGATGGCTGCCCTCACATGCAAGGAGGCTCAAATGGCAGACCGAGACCAGAGCTCAACCTCCTCCCTCAGCTCCGTTGATTGCCAAACACCCAGTGAGCTAAGGGCCATTGCTCTGATTGAGGAACCaacaactcctcctcctcctcctcctcgagCAGTCCCACTGTTCAGGAGAAGAATGTCTCGTCTGCCTGTGCTTTCAGCCAAATACAGTGGAGCAG AGAAAGAGGTAGCCGATGGATGTAGGCTACAATCGGCTAAAGGGAAAGTTGAGGCTTTTGTGGAGAGATTGAAATGCCTCCAGCTCGCCTCCATCCCTTCACCTCGACCTCCAGCAGCTCCAAAGACGACCCCTGCAGTG ACGCCTTTGGCTCCCACCCCTCCAAGAGTTCCCCAGGCCCAGAAACAAGGGACTCGACCCGGGGTGGCCCTGCGTCCCGCAAAAGCCGTCAGCGTGGCAG GCAAGGACACAACCACCGACTGCAGCCCTAATGCTGCAAAGGATAAAAAGGTCAAGAACACGGAGCTACAGCCGTTGACCGACCCTGTGCAGAGCCTGTCTGCCTGTTTCAAGCTGCTCTCTTTAGATGACTG GGAGAAGAAAATCGACGGCTTGAAAATCATTCAGGCTCTTGTACAGCACCACCCAGATACACTGAGGACAAAAGTGCATGAAGTGTGTCTGGTTCTCATCGAGGAG GTGAACAACTTACGCTCAGCCGTTGCCTGTGAAGCAATGGACACCTTGGCAGAGCTGTACGTTCACCTTCGAAAGGCCATGGACCCAGAGGCAGAGGGAACAGGCCGAGCCTTGCTGCTGAAACTGGCACAGACAACGAGTGCCTTCATTCACCAGCAGGCTAATCTTGCTCTCGACGCCCTGGTAGACAACTGCAGCCATGGTCGCATTGTGAGCGCTCTTTTGAACGCAGGCCTGAG CCATCGATGTGCTGCAGTCAGAGGCAGCATGGCTCAACATCTGCACCAGCTGGCTGACAGCCTGGGAGCAGCTCGCATCTTGACAGCAGGAAGGACACTCACAGAGCGCTTCCTTCTTGCTGTCTCCAAGATGTGTATCGATGGTGCACCAGAAGTGAG GCACCATGGACAGATAGTACTCTTAAAATTGGCCGACCACAAGGACTTCATCAAACTGTGGACAAAGATCGTTCCCGTAAATGAAAGACCATCACTGGACAAGATCTTAAAGAAGGCCAAGAAATAG
- the LOC117261483 gene encoding duodenase-1-like: MHALYKFLLVHALTCLGGNARGSEIVNGQKAPENSMLYMVSLQNSREEHVCGGFLIREDTVVTAAHCGSLGVKHVVLGTHHLNKVGSRMNIAHRYIHPDFVSEGFGKDIMLLRLAGMAKLNNRVQTIPIPRSEINTQENTMCRVAGWGYTTSGGVVSDDLRVVDVSVISRPDCKEKWRGLPADVICAGGYPSDKGFCQGDSGGPLVCNGMAVGVVSFNNNNTCSYPDVPNVYTDISKYLPWIKSKLRH; this comes from the exons ATGCACGCTCTGTACAAATTTCTACTTGTTCATGCTCTGACATGTCTCGGAGGAAATG CACGTGGGAGTGAAATCGTAAACGGGCAGAAAGCCCCGGAGAACTCAATGCTGTATATGGTCTCTCTGCAGAACAGTAGAGAAGAACATGTATGTGGAGGATTCCTCATCCGGGAAGACACTGTGGTCACCGCTGCACACTGTGGCAGCCT GGGAGTTAAACATGTTGTTCTTGGCACCCACCATCTCAATAAGGTTGGATCAAGAATGAACATTGCACATAGATACATACACCCAGATTTTGTGAGTGAAGGCTTTGGTAAGGACATCATGCTTCTCAGA ctggcTGGGATGGCTAAACTGAACAACAGAGTGCAAACAATTCCAATTCCCAGAtctgaaataaacacacaagaaaacacaaTGTGCCGTGTAGCTGGATGGGGTTACACAACTAGTGGTGGTGTAGTTTCTGATGATCTGAGAGTGGTGGATGTGTCTGTCATTAGCCGGCCAGACTGTAAGGAGAAATGGCGTGGTCTTCCTGCCGATGTCATCTGTGCAGGTGGATATCCCTCAGACAAAGGATTCTGTCAG GGTGATTCTGGTGGTCCTCTGGTGTGCAACGGGATGGCTGTCGGTGTCGTGtctttcaacaacaacaacacctgCAGCTACCCAGATGTACCCAACGTCTACACGGATATCTCAAAATATCTTCCCTGGATCAAGAGCAAACTCAGACATTAG